One Pyrenophora tritici-repentis strain M4 chromosome 5, whole genome shotgun sequence DNA window includes the following coding sequences:
- a CDS encoding DUF3425 domain containing protein: protein MSMASPGEADTPEGAPRDDGSADGQSNNKKRRTGPNSRGVANLTPEQLARKRANDREAQRAIRERTKNQIDRLNQRIRDLESQQPYNDLQVVLREKEAVLAENADIKKRLESVLSIIQPIVRATTGLNELAAAAERSPLPLHPPHQLRDAPVQPTDSRHFHVVSHDSPQNGVHSPQVPEGARSWIYSNEAPTSHLRRYSNGSPGPHFEQSRTPNIQSEMPFDERLGVDFLLDNGQPRALDPNLPPPQQPRPSNVSSSRHAQYAPDMVAHLTLPRNLPATCPLDVILLDFLQDRQNRAAEGAPLKTLVGPTYPNFTCLAYPDRAVESHPLSKLFTDILRTFPDICGTPEQVAIVFIMFLVMRWQIEPTQENYDRLPHWTTPRPSQLFTAHPLWIDHLPWPRLRDKLIACQPPISFENFFIPFTTTISLNWPYPHRDCLLPASKVRTNTLSTTSSLAASSPFSTHVNAGSPQGPATPGASTPGGLASIGPLSKEDDQWLINPAFESHLRDLNNWTLGPSFRGQFPQFADCVKIKEGR from the exons ATGAGCATGGCGTCGCCGGGCGAGGCAGATACTCCCGAAGGGGCCCCGAGGGATGATGGGTCCGCCGATGGCCAGTCTAACAACAAAAAGCGCAGGACAGGCCCCAACTCGCGTGGCGTCGCCAACCTCACGCCCGAACAACTCGCCCGCAAACGCGCAAACGACCGCGAAGCTCAGCGCGCAATCAGGGAGCGCACCAAAAACCAGATCGATCGCCTGAACCAGCGCATACGTGACCTGGAGAGTCAGCAGCCCTACAATGACCTACAGGTGGTGCTGCGCGAGAAGGAAGCCGTCTTGGCCGAGAACGCAGACATCAAGAAGCGACTAGAGAGCGTCCTGAGCATCATCCAGCCCATCGTGCGCGCTACGACCGGACTCAACG AATTGGCAGCTGCCGCCGAAAGGTCGCCCCTTCCCCTTCATCCCCCCCACCAGCTACGCGACGCGCCTGTGCAACCTACCGACTCACGTCACTTCCACGTCGTCTCCCACGACTCGCCCCAGAACGGTGTACATTCACCCCAGGTGCCCGAAGGAGCTAGGTCATGGATATACTCCAACGAGGCCCCCACGAGCCATTTGCGCCGATACTCAAACGGAAGCCCCGGCCCACACTTTGAGCAGTCGAGAACGCCCAATATACAGTCGGAGATGCCCTTTGACGAGCGCTTGGGAGTCGACTTCTTGCTCGACAATGGTCAGCCAAGGGCTTTGGATCCAAATCTGCCCCCGCCGCAGCAGCCACGACCAAGTAATGTCAGTAGCAGCCGGCATGCACAGTATGCGCCCGATATGGTGGCCCATCTCACCCTCCCTCGGAACCTCCCCGCTACCTGTCCATTGGACGTCATCTTGCTCGACTTCCTACAGGATCGCCAGAACCGGGCCGCGGAAGGCGCCCCGCTGAAGACTCTGGTTGGGCCCACTTACCCAAACTTCACCTGTCTCGCTTACCCGGACCGTGCTGTTGAGTCGCATCCCCTGTCGAAGCTGTTCACCGACATCCTAAGGACCTTTCCGGACATATGCGGAACTCCGGAGCAAGTCGCTATAGTATTCATCATGTTTCTGGTGATGCGCTGGCAGATTGAGCCTACCCAAGAGAACTACGATCGGCTACCGCACTGGACCACGCCGCGTCCTTCCCAGCTGTTTACTGCTCATCCTCTGTGGATCGACCACCTGCCTTGGCCCCGTCTCCGCGATAAGCTCATTGCTTGCCAACCACCGATATCCTTTGAAAACTTCTTCATTCCATTTACCACCACCATATCGCTGAATTGGCCTTATCCACATCGCGACTGCCTGCTCCCCGCTTCAAAGGTCCGAACAAACACCCTCTCAACAACCTCCTCCCTAGCCGCTTCGTCGCCTTTCTCCACACATGTCAATGCCGGCTCGCCACAGGGGCCCGCAACCCCAGGTGCTAGTACGCCTGGCGGACTCGCATCCATTGGTCCGCTGTCCAAAGAAGATGACCAGTGGCTCATTAACCCGGCATTTGAGTCGCACCTCCGCGACCTGAACAACTGGACCCTCGGACCCAGTTTCAGAGGCCAATTCCCCCAGTTTGCCGATTGCGTCAAGATCAAAGAGGGGAGGTGA
- a CDS encoding DUF2424 multi-domain protein → MADHNVSKLGIASALLKSVGSALQRSLTSPFKGSNGSNTYYKDVLLAAFRTNLGNLNVAQDRYMSGPSSTPIYIKYAEDHKFAPESVTLPSGTQAHWLGNPRAKKVLVYFHGGGYVMPCTAGLVVWLDDLQKSLGPDVSALLLMYDLAPEAKYPTQLKQAVELMRYLIETEGRNPSDLILGGDSAGGNLILGLLSHIAHPHPEIAPLSLPSKIHAALLISPWCSLTQTNTPAFITNAERDMFDARCLSRWATAFLGSSDPFVGDFYNEPVLAAPEWWEPVADIVGEVLIWAGDNEVLKDGIEAFSRKFTKGFGSKGGLVNTVITPKACHEEMVVERILGYKGDSGTGSHEVVESWMKAKL, encoded by the exons ATGGCCGACCACAACGTGAGCAAGTTAGGCATTGCTTCAGCCCTACTCAAATCCG TGGGCTCGGCTCTCCAACGATCCCTCACCTCCCCTTTCAAAGGCTCCAATGGCTCCAACACGTACTACAAAGATGTACTATTGGCCGCCTTCCGCACCAACCTGGGAAACCTCAATGTCGCCCAGGATCGTTACATGAGTGGACCATCCTCTACACCCATCTACATCAAGTATGCCGAGGACCATAAGTTTGCTCCAGAAAGCGTAACGCTGCCGAGCGGTACACAGGCGCATTGGCTAGGCAATCCTAGAGCTAAGAAAGTATTGGTTTACTTCCATG GCGGTGGATATGTTATGCCCTGTACAGCCGGCCTCGTGGTTTGGCTCGACGATCTTCAAAAGTCACTGGGCCCCGATGTCTCTGCGCTTCTCCTCATGTACGACCTAGCGCCAGAGGCCAAATACCCTACACAACTAAAGCAAGCTGTCGAGCTGATGCGATACCTCATCGAAACCGAAGGCCGCAATCCCTCCGATCTCATCCTGGGCGGCGACTCTGCTGGGGGAAACCTCATTCTGGGTCTTCTCTCACACATTGCGCACCCACATCCTGAAATTGCACCTCTTTCACTTCCTTCCAAGATCCATGCAGCTCTTCTCATCTCGCCATGGTGCTCTCTGACTCAAACTAACACGCCAGCGTTCATCACGAACGCTGAACGCGACATGTTCGATGCGCGTTGTCTCTCTCGTTGGGCCACGGCCTTTCTCGGCTCATCTGACCCCTTTGTTGGCGACTTTTACAACGAACCTGTCCTAGCAGCGCCAGAGTGGTGGGAGCCTGTTGCGGACATTGTCGGAGAAGTCCTCATATGGGCTGGCGACAATGAAGTGCTGAAGGACGGCATTGAAGCCTTCTCCAGAAAATTCACCAAGGGTTTTGGAAGCAAGGGTGGCTTGGTCAATACCGTGATTACCCCGAAGGCATGTCATGAGGAGATGGTTGTAGAGAGGATATTGGGCTACAAAGGGGATTCTGGGACAGGCAGTCACGAGGTCGTTGAAAGCTGGATGAAGGCAAAACTCTGA